The following are encoded in a window of Sebastes umbrosus isolate fSebUmb1 chromosome 7, fSebUmb1.pri, whole genome shotgun sequence genomic DNA:
- the LOC119492039 gene encoding keratin-associated protein 9-1-like isoform X4: MRCVTVSSCDVRCGTVSSCDVRCGTVTSCDVMCGTVTSCDVMCGTVTSCDVRCATVTSCDVMCGTVTSCDVMCATVTSCDVRCGTVTSCDVRCGTVSSCDVRCASLTSCDVRCGTVSSCDVRCGTVNTYDVMCRVCMFSPCQWGFSPGVLVSSDGPKTCIMTSRLT; this comes from the exons ATGAGGTGTGTCACCGTCTCCTCATGCGACGTGAGGTGTGGCACCGTCTCCTCATGCGACGTGAGGTGTGgtaccgtcacctcatgcgacgTGATGTGtggcaccgtcacctcatgcgacgTGATGTGtggcaccgtcacctcatgcgacgTGAGGTGTgccaccgtcacctcatgcgacgTGATGTGtggcaccgtcacctcatgcgacgTGATGTGTgccaccgtcacctcatgcgacgTGAGGTGtggcaccgtcacctcatgcgacgTGAG GTGTGGCACCGTCTCCTCATGCGACGTGAGGTGTGCCTCCCTCACCTCATGCGACGTGAG GTGTGGCACCGTCTCCTCATGCGACGTGAGGTGTGGCACTGTCAACACATACGACGTGATGtgtagagtttgcatgttctctccgtgtCAGTGGGGTTTTTCTCCAGGTGTTCTGGTTTCCTCCGAcggtccaaagacatgcatCATGACCTCTCGCCTAACGTGA
- the LOC119492039 gene encoding keratin-associated protein 9-1-like isoform X3, whose amino-acid sequence MRCGTVSSCDVRCGTVTSCDVMCGTVTSCDVMCGTVTSCDVRCATVTSCDVMCGTVTSCDVMCATVTSCDVRCGTVTSCDVRCASVTSCDVRCASVTSCDVRCGTVTSCDVWCATVTSCDVRCGTVSSCDVRCASLTSCDVRCGTVSSCDVRCGTVNTYDVMCRVCMFSPCQWGFSPGVLVSSDGPKTCIMTSRLT is encoded by the exons ATGAG GTGTGGCACCGTCTCCTCATGCGACGTGAGGTGTGgtaccgtcacctcatgcgacgTGATGTGtggcaccgtcacctcatgcgacgTGATGTGtggcaccgtcacctcatgcgacgTGAGGTGTgccaccgtcacctcatgcgacgTGATGTGtggcaccgtcacctcatgcgacgTGATGTGTgccaccgtcacctcatgcgacgTGAGGTGtggcaccgtcacctcatgcgacgTGAGGTGTGCCAGCGTCACCTCATGCGACGTGAGGTGTGCCAGCGTCACCTCATGCGACGTGAGGTGtggcaccgtcacctcatgcgacgTGTGGTGTgccaccgtcacctcatgcgacgTGAGGTGTGGCACCGTCTCCTCATGCGACGTGAGGTGTGCCTCCCTCACCTCATGCGACGTGAG GTGTGGCACCGTCTCCTCATGCGACGTGAGGTGTGGCACTGTCAACACATACGACGTGATGtgtagagtttgcatgttctctccgtgtCAGTGGGGTTTTTCTCCAGGTGTTCTGGTTTCCTCCGAcggtccaaagacatgcatCATGACCTCTCGCCTAACGTGA
- the LOC119492039 gene encoding keratin-associated protein 9-1-like isoform X1, translating into MRCVTVSSCDVRCGTVSSCDVRCGTVTSCDVMCGTVTSCDVMCGTVTSCDVRCATVTSCDVMCGTVTSCDVMCATVTSCDVRCGTVTSCDVRCASVTSCDVRCASVTSCDVRCGTVTSCDVWCATVTSCDVRCGTVSSCDVRCASLTSCDVRCGTVSSCDVRCGTVNTYDVMCRVCMFSPCQWGFSPGVLVSSDGPKTCIMTSRLT; encoded by the exons ATGAGGTGTGTCACCGTCTCCTCATGCGACGTGAGGTGTGGCACCGTCTCCTCATGCGACGTGAGGTGTGgtaccgtcacctcatgcgacgTGATGTGtggcaccgtcacctcatgcgacgTGATGTGtggcaccgtcacctcatgcgacgTGAGGTGTgccaccgtcacctcatgcgacgTGATGTGtggcaccgtcacctcatgcgacgTGATGTGTgccaccgtcacctcatgcgacgTGAGGTGtggcaccgtcacctcatgcgacgTGAGGTGTGCCAGCGTCACCTCATGCGACGTGAGGTGTGCCAGCGTCACCTCATGCGACGTGAGGTGtggcaccgtcacctcatgcgacgTGTGGTGTgccaccgtcacctcatgcgacgTGAGGTGTGGCACCGTCTCCTCATGCGACGTGAGGTGTGCCTCCCTCACCTCATGCGACGTGAG GTGTGGCACCGTCTCCTCATGCGACGTGAGGTGTGGCACTGTCAACACATACGACGTGATGtgtagagtttgcatgttctctccgtgtCAGTGGGGTTTTTCTCCAGGTGTTCTGGTTTCCTCCGAcggtccaaagacatgcatCATGACCTCTCGCCTAACGTGA
- the LOC119492039 gene encoding keratin-associated protein 9-1-like isoform X2 — MRCVTVSSCDVRCGTVSSCDVRCGTVTSCDVMCGTVTSCDVMCGTVTSCDVRCATVTSCDVMCGTVTSCDVMCATVTSCDVRCGTVTSCDVRCASVTSCDVRCASVTSCDVRCGTVTSCDVWCATVTSCDVRCGTVSSCDVRCGTVSSCDVRCGTVNTYDVMCRVCMFSPCQWGFSPGVLVSSDGPKTCIMTSRLT; from the exons ATGAGGTGTGTCACCGTCTCCTCATGCGACGTGAGGTGTGGCACCGTCTCCTCATGCGACGTGAGGTGTGgtaccgtcacctcatgcgacgTGATGTGtggcaccgtcacctcatgcgacgTGATGTGtggcaccgtcacctcatgcgacgTGAGGTGTgccaccgtcacctcatgcgacgTGATGTGtggcaccgtcacctcatgcgacgTGATGTGTgccaccgtcacctcatgcgacgTGAGGTGtggcaccgtcacctcatgcgacgTGAGGTGTGCCAGCGTCACCTCATGCGACGTGAGGTGTGCCAGCGTCACCTCATGCGACGTGAGGTGtggcaccgtcacctcatgcgacgTGTGGTGTgccaccgtcacctcatgcgacgTGAGGTGTGGCACCGTCTCCTCATGCGACGTGAG GTGTGGCACCGTCTCCTCATGCGACGTGAGGTGTGGCACTGTCAACACATACGACGTGATGtgtagagtttgcatgttctctccgtgtCAGTGGGGTTTTTCTCCAGGTGTTCTGGTTTCCTCCGAcggtccaaagacatgcatCATGACCTCTCGCCTAACGTGA